One window from the genome of Nicotiana tomentosiformis chromosome 5, ASM39032v3, whole genome shotgun sequence encodes:
- the LOC138892592 gene encoding G-type lectin S-receptor-like serine/threonine-protein kinase LECRK2, which yields MRAKLGINTRHKNLVHLLGFCLEGSEKILVYEYKSNGSLADILFNSETRPSWEQRMRLALDISMGILYLHEECETCIIHCNIKPHNVLVDDLWTAKISDFGLAKFLVPNQVGNQLQLKKREYLAPELQNSALVDVYSYGVKLLEIICCRSNMDINVSTEDEIFLPTWDGVKTMLRVKTCSVFSHFTTRNQAFSGTKIRYKRSECRS from the exons atgagggcaaaattgggcaTCAACACTCGTCACAAAAACTTGGTTCATTTGCTTGGTTTTTGCTTGGAGGGATCTGAAAAGATTCTTGTATACGAGTACAAGAGCAATGGATCACTTGCAGATATCCTATTTAATTCTGAAACAAGACCTTCTTGGGAGCAAAGGATGAGGCTTGCACTTGACATATCAATGGGAATACTTTATTTGCATGAAGAATGCGAGACTTGCATAATTCACTGCAACATAAAGCCACACAATGTCCTTGTAGATGACTTGTGGACGGCTAAAATCTCTGATTTTGGGCTAGCAAAGTTTTTGGTTCCTAATCAAGTAGGGAACCAACTTCAGCTCAAAAAAAGAGAGTATTTGGCACCAGAGTTGCAGAATAGCGCCTTAGTAGATGTTTATAGCTATGGAGTGAAGCTCTTGGAGATCATATGCTGTAGAAGTAATATGGATATCAATGTCTCAACTGAGGATGAGATCTTTCTTCCTACTTGG GATGGGGTTAAAACCATGTTAAGAGTTAAAACTTGTTCTGTTTTCTCTCACTTCACTACAAGAAATCAGGCTTTTAGTGGCACCAAAATTCGCTACAAAAGATCAGAATGTCGCAGCTAA